A stretch of the Filimonas lacunae genome encodes the following:
- a CDS encoding aldo/keto reductase — MEYRILGTSDVKVSAITFGAWAIGGWMWGGAERKDALEAILASYDNGVTSFDTAPAYGQGLSEEIIGEALQQIPRDKVQILTKYGLRWDVKKGEFFFNSTDNAGNPIDMYRYAGKESVIEECENCLRRLGTDYIDLFQIHWSDKTTPIEETMEAIALLQQQGKIKAGGVCNYTADEMKAAEKVVSLAANQVPYSMVLRDIEKELVPYTRQHNKAIIAYSPLQRGLLTGKIKPGHVFNDGDTRAGNRFYTDENISRINAFLSGIKPLAESKGATLAQLVIAWTIQQPGITVALVGARNAEQAIQNAKAAEVVLKPEEIMFINDRLAQLELVKPS, encoded by the coding sequence ATGGAATACAGGATACTGGGAACAAGTGATGTGAAAGTAAGTGCTATTACGTTTGGTGCATGGGCTATTGGTGGCTGGATGTGGGGAGGAGCGGAGAGAAAGGATGCTTTGGAAGCTATTCTGGCTTCATATGATAATGGTGTTACTTCTTTTGACACGGCACCTGCTTACGGGCAGGGGTTAAGTGAAGAAATTATAGGGGAAGCTTTGCAGCAAATACCCCGTGATAAGGTACAGATATTAACCAAATACGGGTTACGCTGGGATGTGAAGAAAGGGGAATTCTTTTTTAACAGCACAGATAATGCGGGTAATCCTATTGATATGTACCGCTATGCCGGTAAAGAAAGTGTAATAGAGGAATGTGAAAACTGTTTGCGCCGTTTAGGTACTGATTATATTGATCTGTTCCAGATTCACTGGTCGGACAAAACCACGCCGATAGAAGAAACCATGGAAGCTATTGCACTGTTGCAGCAGCAGGGTAAAATAAAAGCGGGCGGCGTGTGTAACTATACAGCCGATGAAATGAAGGCAGCAGAAAAAGTAGTATCGCTGGCTGCTAACCAGGTGCCTTATAGTATGGTGCTGCGGGATATTGAAAAAGAACTGGTGCCGTATACCCGGCAACATAATAAAGCGATTATTGCTTACAGTCCTTTACAACGTGGTTTGCTCACCGGTAAAATAAAACCGGGGCATGTGTTTAACGATGGCGACACCCGTGCGGGCAATCGTTTTTATACTGATGAAAATATTTCCCGTATCAATGCTTTTTTATCTGGTATAAAACCGCTGGCCGAAAGCAAGGGCGCTACCCTGGCACAGCTGGTAATAGCCTGGACCATTCAACAACCTGGTATTACCGTGGCGTTAGTGGGGGCCAGGAATGCCGAACAAGCCATTCAAAACGCCAAAGCTGCGGAAGTGGTGTTAAAACCGGAAGAAATTATGTTTATCAACGACCGTTTGGCCCAACTGGAGCTTGTTAAACCTTCCTAG